One window from the genome of Bacteroidota bacterium encodes:
- a CDS encoding RNA pseudouridine synthase, with amino-acid sequence MKHVKFEDIILYEDDRLIVVNKPAFLPSLDERNGEGQSLLRLAKRYSEDAQLCHRLDRETSGALVIAKDPETYRYISMKFEGREVEKTYHAVIDGVVRFDMLKVDLPIKVDKSNRVNIDFKEGKEAVTYFNTLELYNNFSLIECKPVTGRMHQIRIHLASQNAVITGDTAYRGKLPYLSKLKKGYKYSKWEEETPMIERFLLHAARISFIGPDDKTITVDAPYPKDFEVFLKVVKRYEL; translated from the coding sequence ACAGGCTGATTGTAGTAAATAAGCCTGCGTTTTTGCCTTCGTTGGATGAGCGGAACGGGGAGGGGCAAAGTTTACTGCGCTTGGCAAAGCGGTATAGCGAAGATGCGCAGTTGTGCCACCGACTTGACCGTGAAACCAGCGGTGCATTGGTGATTGCCAAAGACCCTGAAACCTACCGCTATATCAGCATGAAGTTTGAAGGCCGTGAGGTAGAAAAAACCTACCACGCAGTGATTGACGGTGTGGTGCGCTTTGATATGCTAAAGGTGGATTTACCGATAAAGGTGGATAAGAGTAACCGCGTAAACATTGACTTTAAAGAAGGTAAGGAGGCTGTTACGTATTTTAATACCCTTGAATTATACAATAATTTCAGTTTGATTGAGTGCAAGCCGGTTACGGGACGTATGCACCAGATACGCATACACCTTGCCAGTCAGAATGCGGTGATTACAGGCGATACTGCCTACCGTGGCAAACTGCCATATCTTTCAAAGCTTAAAAAGGGTTATAAATACAGCAAGTGGGAGGAAGAAACACCAATGATTGAACGCTTTTTGCTGCACGCTGCCCGCATTAGTTTTATTGGCCCCGATGATAAAACCATTACCGTTGATGCCCCGTACCCCAAAGATTTTGAGGTATTTTTAAAGGTGGTGAAACGGTATGAGTTGTAA